In a single window of the Roseiconus lacunae genome:
- the rfbB gene encoding dTDP-glucose 4,6-dehydratase: MKLLVTGGAGFIGSCFVRESLQTGFADIVNFDALTYAGNLDSIPPASDSHAFVHGNLNDVGLLSETFRQHRPDGVIHFAAESHVDRSIDGPAAFIETNINGTFALLTETLKHWKSLGDTEQQSFRFLHVSTDEVYGSLGPDGYFSETSPYQPSSPYAASKAAADHLVGAWHQTYGLPAIITNCSNNYGPYQFPEKLIPLMILSAIEGRSLPVYGDGQNVRDWLYVSDHCAALRTVFENGKPGETYNIGGNCERTNIEVVQSICEVVQELKPDLAHDCKSLITFVTDRPGHDHRYAIDATKINQQLSWQPQHTFDTALRETVKWYLENDAWVERVLSGDYRLERLGGESC, translated from the coding sequence GAATCACTTCAAACCGGATTCGCAGACATCGTCAACTTCGATGCCTTAACCTACGCCGGCAACCTCGACTCGATCCCACCGGCGAGTGATTCCCATGCCTTCGTTCACGGCAATCTCAACGACGTCGGACTTCTTAGCGAAACATTCCGGCAGCATCGACCGGATGGCGTCATCCATTTCGCGGCCGAGTCCCACGTGGACCGATCGATCGACGGCCCGGCCGCGTTCATCGAAACCAACATCAACGGTACCTTTGCCCTACTCACGGAAACACTGAAACACTGGAAATCGCTCGGCGACACCGAACAGCAATCCTTCCGCTTCCTGCATGTCTCGACCGACGAAGTCTACGGTTCGCTTGGTCCTGATGGCTACTTTAGCGAAACGAGTCCGTACCAACCGAGTTCACCGTACGCCGCATCCAAAGCCGCCGCCGATCACCTGGTCGGCGCCTGGCACCAAACGTACGGTCTACCGGCAATCATCACCAACTGCAGCAACAACTATGGGCCCTATCAGTTTCCCGAAAAGCTGATCCCGCTGATGATCCTTTCGGCCATCGAAGGCCGATCGCTGCCCGTTTATGGTGATGGGCAAAACGTCCGTGACTGGTTGTATGTCAGTGATCACTGTGCGGCGCTGCGGACCGTGTTTGAAAATGGCAAGCCGGGCGAAACGTACAACATCGGCGGCAATTGCGAACGCACGAACATTGAAGTCGTCCAGTCGATTTGTGAAGTCGTCCAGGAACTCAAACCCGACCTCGCACATGACTGCAAATCGCTGATCACGTTCGTCACCGACCGTCCCGGTCACGACCATCGCTACGCCATCGACGCCACCAAGATCAATCAACAACTCAGCTGGCAACCCCAGCACACCTTCGACACCGCGCTGCGAGAAACGGTCAAGTGGTACCTCGAGAATGATGCCTGGGTTGAAAGAGTCTTGAGCGGCGACTACCGATTGGAACGACTGGGGGGGGAGAGTTGCTAG
- a CDS encoding four helix bundle protein: MSFEDLQVWQRAVELSADIYRGTKELRDFGFRDQLTRSGLSIPSNIAEGYERDSDAEIAQFLKVAKGSAGEVRTQAIVGKKAGIISDELADRWADESKQLGRMLAALIRRHRQRATSH; this comes from the coding sequence ATGAGTTTTGAGGATCTTCAGGTTTGGCAGCGTGCAGTTGAATTGTCGGCAGACATCTATCGCGGGACAAAAGAGCTAAGGGATTTTGGATTCCGAGATCAGCTAACTCGCAGTGGCTTGTCGATTCCGTCGAACATCGCCGAGGGCTACGAACGTGACAGTGATGCTGAGATTGCTCAATTCTTGAAGGTCGCGAAAGGTTCTGCCGGCGAAGTTAGAACCCAGGCAATCGTCGGCAAAAAAGCTGGCATTATTTCCGATGAGTTGGCAGATCGTTGGGCAGACGAATCAAAACAGCTAGGAAGAATGCTAGCCGCACTGATTCGGCGTCACCGACAAAGAGCCACCAGCCACTAA
- the rfbA gene encoding glucose-1-phosphate thymidylyltransferase RfbA produces MPDLATSHSQLATARTNPRRRGLVLAGGAGTRLHPITRGISKQLIPIYDKPMVYYPLSVLMLAGIREILLISTPDDLPGFKRLLGDGSDWGIEIEYAEQTEPRGLPEAFTIGESFLDGHPSALILGDNVFYGHGFSGQLRRVSENTTGATVFAYPVSNPQRYGVVEFDRSGTAVGLEEKPQQPKSNFAITGLYFFDADASRIAGQLEPSARGELEIIDLIGHYLSKQQLSVEQFGRGFAWLDTGTRDSLLDACNFVAAIEKRQGLKIGCPEEIAWRNHWITAEQLRTLGSNLNNDYGEYLELLVASD; encoded by the coding sequence TTGCCCGATCTAGCCACTAGCCACTCGCAACTAGCAACTGCCAGGACTAATCCGCGACGTCGCGGATTAGTCCTGGCCGGCGGCGCCGGCACCCGCTTGCACCCGATCACCCGTGGGATCTCCAAACAACTGATCCCGATTTACGACAAGCCGATGGTCTACTACCCGCTCTCAGTCCTAATGCTGGCGGGGATTCGTGAAATCTTGTTGATCTCGACTCCTGATGATCTGCCCGGATTCAAACGACTACTCGGCGACGGCTCTGATTGGGGCATCGAGATCGAATACGCCGAACAGACCGAGCCAAGGGGACTGCCCGAAGCGTTCACGATCGGCGAGTCATTCCTGGACGGACACCCGTCGGCCCTGATCTTAGGTGACAACGTTTTTTATGGTCACGGCTTTTCCGGTCAACTGCGACGTGTCAGCGAAAACACCACCGGAGCAACCGTGTTTGCCTATCCGGTCAGCAACCCGCAGCGATACGGTGTTGTCGAATTTGATCGCAGCGGGACGGCAGTCGGCTTGGAAGAAAAACCACAACAACCGAAGTCAAACTTCGCGATCACCGGGCTGTACTTTTTCGATGCCGATGCCAGTCGAATCGCAGGTCAACTTGAACCGTCCGCACGCGGCGAACTGGAAATCATCGACCTGATCGGGCACTACTTGTCCAAGCAACAATTGTCGGTCGAACAGTTTGGGCGTGGCTTCGCATGGCTGGACACCGGGACGCGCGACAGTTTGCTTGACGCTTGCAACTTTGTTGCCGCGATCGAAAAACGCCAAGGCCTCAAGATCGGCTGCCCCGAAGAGATCGCTTGGCGAAACCACTGGATCACCGCCGAACAACTCCGAACCCTCGGCAGCAACCTCAACAACGACTACGGCGAGTATTTGGAGTTGCTAGTTGCTAGTGACTAG
- a CDS encoding glycosyltransferase, translated as MSSHSQLATPNSKLLYLCHRFPYPPNRGDRIRSYNQIRVLAESFEITLACPHDEPVTREQREHMRAYCREILTEPVGRSRWIKAVGSAAKGRSLTEGLFANASLQRSILQSQRRLKFDSVFVFCSSMYPYVDHAAFAGVRKVVDLVDVDSMKWEQLSRESSAPKRPVYGLEARRVKRLEQTIADQADAVILVSDSEADEFRNRIQTDTPIEGVSNGVDTDYFRPLDSLSNPRDESRVARSSNIKHSPNSTNSSQLATSNSAACRLVFTGVLDYPPNVEGMRWFCNDILPRLRERIDVRLNIVGRRPNQIVKQLAQIDGVTLVGEVPDVRPHLHAADIAISPLKLARGIQNKVLEAMASGLPVVTTSQSAEGIDAIDGQEFVIADTVEAWLESLSQLSQDAPKRQSIGQSARQRVLDDYSWQAKLAPLTQLAIVAFRSAESSVPPLSF; from the coding sequence TTGTCTAGCCACTCGCAACTAGCAACTCCCAACTCCAAGCTTCTCTACCTCTGTCATCGTTTCCCCTACCCGCCGAATCGCGGCGATCGGATACGGTCGTACAACCAGATTCGAGTCTTGGCGGAATCATTTGAGATCACGCTCGCCTGTCCACACGACGAGCCTGTGACACGGGAACAACGCGAACACATGCGAGCCTACTGTCGCGAGATCTTGACCGAGCCGGTGGGGCGATCACGCTGGATCAAAGCGGTCGGGTCTGCCGCGAAGGGACGCAGTTTGACCGAGGGGCTGTTCGCCAACGCATCGCTGCAACGATCGATCCTCCAGTCGCAGCGTCGATTGAAATTTGATAGCGTCTTTGTGTTTTGCAGCAGCATGTACCCGTACGTCGATCACGCCGCGTTTGCGGGGGTTCGCAAAGTCGTCGACCTGGTCGATGTCGACAGTATGAAATGGGAGCAACTATCGCGAGAATCGAGTGCACCGAAGCGACCGGTCTACGGACTGGAAGCTCGCCGAGTCAAACGGCTGGAACAAACGATCGCGGATCAAGCCGACGCGGTGATTCTGGTCAGTGACAGCGAAGCAGACGAGTTCCGCAATCGAATCCAAACGGACACTCCAATTGAAGGCGTCTCCAACGGAGTCGACACGGACTACTTTCGTCCCTTGGATTCGCTCTCGAATCCAAGGGACGAAAGTAGAGTTGCGAGATCAAGCAATATCAAGCACTCACCCAATTCCACTAACAGCTCGCAACTAGCAACTAGCAACTCTGCGGCTTGCCGCCTCGTCTTCACCGGCGTCCTGGACTATCCGCCGAACGTCGAAGGCATGCGTTGGTTTTGCAATGACATCCTTCCACGGCTTCGCGAGCGGATCGACGTCCGGCTGAACATTGTCGGCCGGCGTCCTAACCAAATCGTCAAGCAACTCGCCCAGATCGACGGCGTTACGCTTGTCGGTGAAGTCCCCGACGTCCGGCCGCATTTACACGCCGCCGACATCGCGATCAGCCCACTAAAGCTTGCCCGCGGAATTCAAAACAAAGTTCTCGAAGCGATGGCGAGTGGTTTACCGGTCGTCACGACCTCACAATCCGCCGAAGGCATCGACGCGATCGACGGCCAAGAATTCGTGATCGCCGACACCGTCGAAGCCTGGCTAGAGAGTCTTTCGCAGTTATCGCAGGACGCGCCGAAACGCCAATCGATCGGCCAATCCGCCCGCCAACGAGTCCTCGACGACTACAGCTGGCAAGCCAAACTCGCCCCACTCACACAACTTGCCATCGTCGCCTTTCGCTCCGCCGAAAGTAGCGTCCCTCCTCTCTCTTTCTAG
- a CDS encoding glycosyltransferase has translation MHKMQVAGAEVLVEQIIDRLENTIDATVFCLDDVGEIGYRLRDKGVPVIVLGRRPGMDLSVAKKLADEVKRRDIQVLHAHQYTPFFYSAIARIRYGVKAKVIFTEHGRHYPDVVSWKRRLANRTLLQRYADITTACCDFSTKALQTIEGFPKAFTLNNGVDVSDLVPRGDESDQSRLRERLGLDQDRPYAACIARFHEVKDHATLVRAWAKVHQQLPEAHLLLVGDGEERENIENLIAELSTSSNSQLAASISLLGIRNDVPELLRAIDVFTLTSVSEAASLTLLEAMASECPSVVTDVGGNAEHLRHGVDGYLAPRGDDEALAGCLVKLLSDPDRARQFGRSSRARVLDAFDLNDAIGQYLHHFQTLAATSF, from the coding sequence ATGCACAAGATGCAAGTCGCGGGGGCCGAGGTCTTGGTCGAGCAGATCATTGATCGGTTGGAGAACACGATCGACGCGACAGTGTTTTGTCTCGACGACGTCGGCGAGATCGGGTACCGGCTTCGGGACAAAGGGGTGCCGGTGATTGTGTTGGGGCGACGTCCGGGGATGGACTTGTCGGTCGCAAAAAAGTTGGCGGACGAAGTGAAACGGCGAGACATCCAGGTGTTGCACGCGCACCAGTACACGCCGTTTTTCTATTCCGCGATCGCTCGGATTCGTTACGGTGTCAAAGCCAAAGTCATCTTCACCGAACACGGGCGACATTACCCCGACGTGGTGTCGTGGAAACGGCGACTCGCCAATCGGACGCTACTGCAGCGATACGCGGACATCACGACCGCCTGCTGTGACTTCAGCACCAAGGCCCTGCAAACGATCGAAGGCTTTCCGAAAGCGTTTACGTTGAACAACGGCGTCGACGTCAGTGACTTGGTCCCGCGTGGCGACGAGTCGGATCAATCGCGATTGCGGGAACGACTGGGGCTCGACCAGGATCGGCCTTATGCGGCTTGCATCGCAAGGTTTCACGAGGTGAAAGACCACGCGACGCTGGTTCGAGCCTGGGCGAAAGTTCATCAGCAACTTCCCGAGGCGCACTTGCTGCTGGTCGGTGACGGCGAAGAACGCGAAAACATTGAGAACCTTATCGCTGAGTTGTCTACATCTAGCAACTCGCAACTAGCAGCTAGCATCTCTCTTTTAGGGATCCGCAACGACGTCCCCGAGCTACTGCGGGCGATCGACGTGTTCACGCTGACGAGTGTCAGTGAAGCGGCATCGCTGACGTTGCTCGAAGCGATGGCGAGTGAATGTCCCAGCGTGGTGACCGACGTCGGCGGGAACGCCGAACACTTGCGGCACGGCGTCGACGGATACCTTGCACCGCGAGGCGACGACGAGGCGTTGGCGGGGTGTTTGGTAAAATTACTGAGCGATCCTGATCGGGCGCGTCAATTCGGTCGATCATCACGAGCGCGAGTCCTCGACGCGTTCGACCTCAACGACGCCATCGGCCAATACCTCCACCACTTCCAAACCCTAGCCGCAACTAGCTTCTAG
- a CDS encoding acyltransferase → MLPLAKRTIRLLAIAIVSPLLLTHWLGSWVSGADRSLESHSQFLSLIPGTTGSYLRVAFYRFALAHCDPSVTISFGVLFSKTAARLEQNVYIGPRCMLGWVRLGPDVLLGPAVQIPSGPHTHGVARLDVPIREQPGSPRCIDVGADSWVGAGAMILADVGAQCVVGGGSIVTKPTRPRTISAGIPAREIGKRGEATTLPERPQGTESPVTQADEVRAERIG, encoded by the coding sequence ATGCTCCCCCTTGCCAAACGAACGATTCGCCTTCTCGCGATCGCGATCGTTTCGCCGTTGCTGCTGACGCATTGGCTGGGCTCATGGGTATCCGGTGCGGACCGTTCGCTTGAATCGCACTCTCAATTCCTTTCGCTCATTCCGGGCACGACCGGCAGTTACCTGCGGGTCGCTTTTTACCGGTTCGCGCTGGCGCATTGTGATCCGAGTGTCACGATTAGTTTTGGGGTGCTGTTCAGTAAAACGGCGGCACGGTTGGAGCAGAACGTTTACATCGGCCCGCGATGCATGCTGGGCTGGGTTCGACTGGGGCCAGATGTGTTGCTCGGTCCGGCTGTCCAGATCCCCAGTGGGCCGCACACGCACGGCGTGGCTCGATTGGACGTTCCGATCCGCGAGCAACCCGGGTCGCCGCGGTGCATTGACGTGGGAGCCGACAGTTGGGTGGGTGCGGGAGCGATGATATTGGCGGACGTCGGTGCGCAGTGTGTGGTCGGTGGCGGCAGCATTGTGACCAAACCGACCCGACCGCGAACGATTTCTGCGGGTATCCCCGCAAGAGAGATTGGCAAACGGGGAGAAGCGACTACCTTGCCCGAACGCCCCCAGGGAACCGAGTCGCCGGTCACCCAAGCGGACGAAGTCCGCGCCGAACGAATCGGATAG